The following are from one region of the Salvia hispanica cultivar TCC Black 2014 chromosome 1, UniMelb_Shisp_WGS_1.0, whole genome shotgun sequence genome:
- the LOC125190287 gene encoding NAC domain containing protein 50-like, which produces METGQEIVVAAAAALVAAMGAPPTTSLAPGFRFHPTDEELVRYYLRRKVCAMPFRFEAISEIDVYKSEPWELDEHSLLKTRDLEWYFFSPVDKKYGSGSRLNRATGQGYWKATGKDRPVKHKDESIGMKKTLIFHIGRAHDGKRTDWVMHEYRLCDTELGNAGILQDAFVLCKIFHKSGAGPPNGDRYAPFIEEEWDEDAPLVVPGEVMEDGVANGDEHHEILSLLFSNNLSQNVLQDVQPLVAPADTPSVPLLSKRDPAPRPEHLLLDIGKRPKRDDPNCSIANGSEDSTSTRMMTKTNSPPVEIPLLETLGASDNLPGSTSTFNSAELEKSVPPGYLKFIDNLEKEIIEISMDRERLKIELMRAQAMISILQSRVEALTKENTERERRE; this is translated from the exons ATGGAAACGGGGCAGGAGATTGTggtggcggcagcggcggctcTGGTGGCGGCGATGGGGGCTCCTCCGACGACTTCTTTGGCACCTGGGTTCAGGTTTCATCCAACGGACGAGGAGTTGGTGAGGTATTATTTGAGGAGGAAAGTTTGTGCGATGCCTTTCAGGTTTGAAGCAATTAGTGAAATTGATGTCTACAAATCTGAGCCATGGGAGCTTGATG AGCATTCGTTGCTGAAGACGAGAGATCTGGAGTGGTACTTCTTTAGCCCTGTGGATAAGAAGTACGGGAGTGGATCCCGCCTCAATCGCGCCACTGGGCAAGGGTACTGGAAGGCAACCGGGAAGGACCGCCCGGTGAAACACAAGGACGAGTCCATTGGAATGAAGAAAACGCTCATTTTCCACATCGGACGCGCCCATGATGGAAAGCGGACTGATTGGGTGATGCACGAGTACCGGCTGTGCGACACAGAACTAGGAAACGCCGGCATTCTACAG GATGCATTTGTGCTCTGCAAAATCTTCCACAAGAGTGGCGCCGGACCACCTAATGGGGACCGATATGCCCCATTTATCGAAGAGGAATGGGATGAGGACGCCCCGCTTGTGGTCCCCGGGGAAGTCATGGAAGATGGCGTGGCAAATGGCGATGAG CATCATGAGATCTTGTCATTACTATTTTCTAACAATCTGTCTCAAAATGTGTTGCAGGATGTGCAACCTCTCGTTGCCCCGGCCGATACCCCCAGCGTCCCTCTCCTGTCGAAGAGGGATCCTGCACCCAGACCGGAGCACCTCTTGCTGGACATCGGCAAGAGACCAAAGCGCGATGATCCAAACTGCAGCATCGCCAACGGATCCGAGGACTCCACCTCGACAAGGATGATGACGAAAACCAACTCCCCGCCTGTAGAGATCCCCCTTCTCGAGACCCTAGGCGCGAGCGACAACCTCCCGGGAAGCACGTCCACGTTTAACTCGGCGGAACTGGAAAAATCCGTCCCTCCCGGCTACCTCAAGTTCATCGACAACTTAGAGAAAGAGATCATCGAGATCTCGATGGACAGGGAGAGGCTGAAGATTGAATTGATGAGAGCGCAAGCGATGATCAGCATTCTTCAATCCCGAGTTGAGGCCTTGACCAAGGAAAACACGGAGCGCGAGAGACGTGAATAG
- the LOC125217479 gene encoding malate dehydrogenase [NADP], chloroplastic has translation MAAVAELTQYTNTAHRFSSEVSYAPTRISGHRRLRLRPIRNSGIRCSVTSNEVQAAPEAVKAEEVKKKADCYGVFCLTYDLKAEEETKSWKKLVNIAVSGAAGMISNHLLFKLASGEVLGYDQPIALKLLGSERSLQALEGVAMELEDSLFPLLREVSIGIDPYEVFQDADWALLIGAKPRGPGMERAALLDINGQIFVEQGKALNTVASRDVKVLVVGNPCNTNALICLKNAPNIPAKNFHALTRLDENRAKCQLALKAGVFYDKVSNMTIWGNHSTTQVPDFLNARINGLPVKEVIKDTKWLEEEFTNKVQTRGGVLIKKWGRSSAASTAVSIVDAMRSLVTPTPEGDWFSTAVYTTGNPYGIADDIVFSMPCRSNGDGDYELVKDVEFDDYLWNRIKTTEAELLAEKKCVAHLTGEGIAVCDLPGDTMLPGEM, from the exons ATGGCGGCGGTGGCAGAGCTAACTCAATACACAAACACAGCCCACCGTTTTTCATCGGAGGTTTCGTATGCTCCCACGAGAATTTCCGGCCACCGCCGTCTCCGTCTCCGGCCGATCAGGAATTCGGGAATTAGGTGCTCTGTCACGTCCAa TGAAGTTCAGGCGGCGCCGGAGGCGGTGAAGGCGGAGGAAGTGAAGAAGAAAGCTGATTGCTATGGGGTTTTCTGTCTAACTTATGATCTCAAAGCT GAAGAGGAGACGAAGTCGTGGAAAAAGTTGGTTAACATCGCGGTGTCTGGTGCTGCTGGGATGATATCCAATCATCTACTCTTCAAA CTTGCTTCTGGTGAGGTTCTTGGATATGATCAGCCAATTGCCTTGAAATTATTGGGATCCGAGCGATCACTGCAGGCGCTTGAAG GTGTGGCAATGGAGCTTGAGGACTCGTTGTTTCCCCTGCTAAGGGAAGTGAGCATCGGCATTGATCCATACGAAGTGTTCCAAGATGCGGATTGGGCTCTCCTGATTGGAGCCAAGCCTCGTGGACCTGGCATGGAGCGAGCAGCGCTACTAGACATCAACGGACAGATCTTTGTCGAACAG GGGAAGGCCCTCAACACTGTTGCTTCCCGTGATGTGAAAGTGCTCGTCGTGGGCAACCCTTGCAACACCAA TGCATTGATCTGTTTGAAAAATGCTCCGAACATCCCTGCCAAAAACTTCCATGCCTTGACTAGGTTGGATGAGAATAGAGCAAAATGTCAG CTTGCCTTGAAGGCAGGAGTCTTCTACGACAAAGTGTCGAATATGACCATTTGGGGAAACCACTCCACCACTCAG GTTCCGGACTTCTTGAACGCGAGGATCAACGGTTTGCCCGTCAAGGAAGTTATCAAAGATACTAAATGGCTAGAAGAAGAGTTCACGAATAAGGTCCAAACG aGAGGTGGCGTTCTCATTAAGAAATGGGGAAGATCATCAGCTGCATCGACTGCTGTTTCCATTGTTGACGCGATGAGATCTCTTGTGACGCCTACGCCCGAGGGAGATTGGTTTTCGACCGCA GTATATACCACTGGGAATCCATACGGTATAGCAGACGACATTGTCTTCAGCATGCCTTGCAGATCTAAT GGAGATGGAGATTATGAACTTGTAAAGGACGTGGAATTCGACGACTACCTTTGGAATCGAATCAAGACA ACTGAAGCTGAGCTGCTGGCAGAGAAGAAATGTGTAGCTCACCTTACCGGAGAGGGTATTGCTGTATGTGATCTCCCCGGAGACACGATGCTCCCCGGAGAAATGTGA
- the LOC125217443 gene encoding NAC domain-containing protein 53-like isoform X1 translates to MELVARSKQSRLPSTLGPGFRFHPTDEELVQYYLRRKSSGKGFRFDAITDVDVYKAEPWDLPYMSKMKNRDLEWYFFSFLDKKYGNGARTNRATEKGYWKTTGKDRPIYHKRQIVGMKKTLVYHCGRAPKGQRSNWVMHEYRLAASESETAKVAKDSFVVCRIFKKSGSGPKNGEQYGAPFVDEEWDDDEFELLPQDEATHEIDFGDNTYMEELKQIIESDVPLNMTPVSSDGSHDCEAIETFSHQQFQIIESDVPLNMTPVSSDGSHDCEAVETFSGTQNPFESAGDSYCEPLKICYNQNIPNWPASYDTEAIPVNHADLGEWINSGNSDSATDDLSFLLDEPFLDSFEKFLNDDDGFIEANDLSKPHETNTGAFDMLTEYLDAGNDDSSLYFACDPDVIFGNEDLASNQTLLPQMNMGNGTEQALLPSGPLIDNNNFNAVFSPEKQASTESHSDFQQQYINQARGMLGDINAPPAYAAEFPSKDTMRRLNSVLRSPSSVHVSGSTIQVRNSTMAGKGTDQSSGNHKDFNIVLSFGFSHADDGSSSLESSVHIVPGKTAAAISRGWLCFIFFWILIFSMMSFRFGNYAGVK, encoded by the exons ATGGAGCTGGTAGCGAGAAGCAAGCAATCGCGATTGCCGAGTACGCTCGGGCCGGGCTTCCGATTTCATCCGACCGATGAGGAATTGGTGCAGTATTACCTGCGGCGAAAATCCAGCGGTAAAGGTTTCCGATTCGACGCTATCACGGATGTCGATGTTTACAAGGCCGAACCATGGGATCTCCCAT ATATGTCAAAGATGAAGAACAGGGATTTGGAGTGGTATTTCTTCAGTTTTCTGGACAAGAAGTATGGCAATGGAGCGAGAACAAACAGGGCAACTGAAAAAGGGTATTGGAAGACAACAGGAAAGGATAGGCCCATTTATCATAAAAGGCAGATTGTTGGTATGAAGAAAACTCTTGTGTATCATTGTGGACGGGCCCCCAAAGGTCAGAGGAGTAACTGGGTCATGCACGAGTACAGGCTTGCTGCCTCGGAGTCGGAGACTGCTAAAGTTGCTAAG GACTCGTTTGTTGTCTGCCGAATCTTTAAAAAGAGTGGCTCAGGTCCAAAGAATGGTGAGCAGTATGGAGCACCATTTGTGGATGAGGAATGGGATGATGATGAGTTCGAATTGCTTCCACAGGACGAAGCTACACATGAAATTGACTTTGGTGATAATACCTATATGGAAGAACTTAAGCAG ATTATTGAGTCAGATGTTCCGTTGAACATGACTCCTGTCAGCTCAGATGGCAGCCATGATTGTGAGGCCATTGAAACTTTTAGCCATCAGCAG tttcaGATTATTGAGTCAGATGTTCCGTTGAACATGACTCCTGTCAGCTCAGATGGCAGCCATGATTGCGAGGCCGTTGAAACTTTTAGTGGTACCCAAAATCCCTTTGAGTCAGCAGGTGATAGCTATTGTGAACCCCTCAAGATTTGTTATAACCAGAACATACCAAATTGGCCTGCTTCATATGATACGGAGGCTATACCAGTCAATCACGCGGACCTTGGTGAATGGATCAATTCTGGGAACTCTGATTCTGCTACCGATGATCTTAGTTTCTTGCTTGATGAACCATTCCTCgattcttttgaaaaattcctGAATGATGATGACGGATTCATTGAAGCTAATGATCTCTCAAAACCCCATGAAACTAATACCGGTGCTTTTGATATGCTTACGGAGTATCTTGATGCTGGTAATGATGACAGCTCGCTCTACTTTGCTTGCGATCCTGATGTGATCTTCGGAAATGAGGATCTTGCTTCCAACCAGACATTGCTTCCTCAGATG AACATGGGCAATGGAACCGAGCAAGCATTGTTGCCAAGTGGACCACTTATCGACAATAATAACTTCAATGCTGTGTTTTCACCTGAGAAGCAAGCATCTACAGAGTCTCACTCAG ATTTCCAGCAACAGTATATCAATCAGGCAAGAGGAATGCTGGGGGATATCAATGCTCCACCAGCATACGCTGCAGAGTTTCCCTCCAAAGATACAATGCGTCGTCTCAATTCTGTCCTGCGATCTCCCAGTTCTGTGCATGTTAGCGGCAGCACAATTCAAGTAAGAAACTCGACTATGGCCGGCAAAGGCACAGATCAGTCCTCCGGCAACCACAAGGACTTCAACATCGTCCTCTCTTTCGGCTTCTCACATGCTGATGATGGATCTTCAAGCTTGGAATCGAGTGTTCACATTGTCCCAGGGAAGACTGCTGCTGCGATCTCTCGGGGCTGGCTCTGCTTCATATTTTTCTGGATCCTAATCTTCTCAATGATGAGCTTCAGGTTTGGTAACTATGCAGGCGTCAAGTGA
- the LOC125217443 gene encoding NAC domain-containing protein 53-like isoform X2 encodes MELVARSKQSRLPSTLGPGFRFHPTDEELVQYYLRRKSSGKGFRFDAITDVDVYKAEPWDLPYMSKMKNRDLEWYFFSFLDKKYGNGARTNRATEKGYWKTTGKDRPIYHKRQIVGMKKTLVYHCGRAPKGQRSNWVMHEYRLAASESETAKVAKDSFVVCRIFKKSGSGPKNGEQYGAPFVDEEWDDDEFELLPQDEATHEIDFGDNTYMEELKQIIESDVPLNMTPVSSDGSHDCEAIETFSHQQIIESDVPLNMTPVSSDGSHDCEAVETFSGTQNPFESAGDSYCEPLKICYNQNIPNWPASYDTEAIPVNHADLGEWINSGNSDSATDDLSFLLDEPFLDSFEKFLNDDDGFIEANDLSKPHETNTGAFDMLTEYLDAGNDDSSLYFACDPDVIFGNEDLASNQTLLPQMNMGNGTEQALLPSGPLIDNNNFNAVFSPEKQASTESHSDFQQQYINQARGMLGDINAPPAYAAEFPSKDTMRRLNSVLRSPSSVHVSGSTIQVRNSTMAGKGTDQSSGNHKDFNIVLSFGFSHADDGSSSLESSVHIVPGKTAAAISRGWLCFIFFWILIFSMMSFRFGNYAGVK; translated from the exons ATGGAGCTGGTAGCGAGAAGCAAGCAATCGCGATTGCCGAGTACGCTCGGGCCGGGCTTCCGATTTCATCCGACCGATGAGGAATTGGTGCAGTATTACCTGCGGCGAAAATCCAGCGGTAAAGGTTTCCGATTCGACGCTATCACGGATGTCGATGTTTACAAGGCCGAACCATGGGATCTCCCAT ATATGTCAAAGATGAAGAACAGGGATTTGGAGTGGTATTTCTTCAGTTTTCTGGACAAGAAGTATGGCAATGGAGCGAGAACAAACAGGGCAACTGAAAAAGGGTATTGGAAGACAACAGGAAAGGATAGGCCCATTTATCATAAAAGGCAGATTGTTGGTATGAAGAAAACTCTTGTGTATCATTGTGGACGGGCCCCCAAAGGTCAGAGGAGTAACTGGGTCATGCACGAGTACAGGCTTGCTGCCTCGGAGTCGGAGACTGCTAAAGTTGCTAAG GACTCGTTTGTTGTCTGCCGAATCTTTAAAAAGAGTGGCTCAGGTCCAAAGAATGGTGAGCAGTATGGAGCACCATTTGTGGATGAGGAATGGGATGATGATGAGTTCGAATTGCTTCCACAGGACGAAGCTACACATGAAATTGACTTTGGTGATAATACCTATATGGAAGAACTTAAGCAG ATTATTGAGTCAGATGTTCCGTTGAACATGACTCCTGTCAGCTCAGATGGCAGCCATGATTGTGAGGCCATTGAAACTTTTAGCCATCAGCAG ATTATTGAGTCAGATGTTCCGTTGAACATGACTCCTGTCAGCTCAGATGGCAGCCATGATTGCGAGGCCGTTGAAACTTTTAGTGGTACCCAAAATCCCTTTGAGTCAGCAGGTGATAGCTATTGTGAACCCCTCAAGATTTGTTATAACCAGAACATACCAAATTGGCCTGCTTCATATGATACGGAGGCTATACCAGTCAATCACGCGGACCTTGGTGAATGGATCAATTCTGGGAACTCTGATTCTGCTACCGATGATCTTAGTTTCTTGCTTGATGAACCATTCCTCgattcttttgaaaaattcctGAATGATGATGACGGATTCATTGAAGCTAATGATCTCTCAAAACCCCATGAAACTAATACCGGTGCTTTTGATATGCTTACGGAGTATCTTGATGCTGGTAATGATGACAGCTCGCTCTACTTTGCTTGCGATCCTGATGTGATCTTCGGAAATGAGGATCTTGCTTCCAACCAGACATTGCTTCCTCAGATG AACATGGGCAATGGAACCGAGCAAGCATTGTTGCCAAGTGGACCACTTATCGACAATAATAACTTCAATGCTGTGTTTTCACCTGAGAAGCAAGCATCTACAGAGTCTCACTCAG ATTTCCAGCAACAGTATATCAATCAGGCAAGAGGAATGCTGGGGGATATCAATGCTCCACCAGCATACGCTGCAGAGTTTCCCTCCAAAGATACAATGCGTCGTCTCAATTCTGTCCTGCGATCTCCCAGTTCTGTGCATGTTAGCGGCAGCACAATTCAAGTAAGAAACTCGACTATGGCCGGCAAAGGCACAGATCAGTCCTCCGGCAACCACAAGGACTTCAACATCGTCCTCTCTTTCGGCTTCTCACATGCTGATGATGGATCTTCAAGCTTGGAATCGAGTGTTCACATTGTCCCAGGGAAGACTGCTGCTGCGATCTCTCGGGGCTGGCTCTGCTTCATATTTTTCTGGATCCTAATCTTCTCAATGATGAGCTTCAGGTTTGGTAACTATGCAGGCGTCAAGTGA
- the LOC125217443 gene encoding NAC domain-containing protein 78-like isoform X3, producing the protein MSKMKNRDLEWYFFSFLDKKYGNGARTNRATEKGYWKTTGKDRPIYHKRQIVGMKKTLVYHCGRAPKGQRSNWVMHEYRLAASESETAKVAKDSFVVCRIFKKSGSGPKNGEQYGAPFVDEEWDDDEFELLPQDEATHEIDFGDNTYMEELKQIIESDVPLNMTPVSSDGSHDCEAIETFSHQQFQIIESDVPLNMTPVSSDGSHDCEAVETFSGTQNPFESAGDSYCEPLKICYNQNIPNWPASYDTEAIPVNHADLGEWINSGNSDSATDDLSFLLDEPFLDSFEKFLNDDDGFIEANDLSKPHETNTGAFDMLTEYLDAGNDDSSLYFACDPDVIFGNEDLASNQTLLPQMNMGNGTEQALLPSGPLIDNNNFNAVFSPEKQASTESHSDFQQQYINQARGMLGDINAPPAYAAEFPSKDTMRRLNSVLRSPSSVHVSGSTIQVRNSTMAGKGTDQSSGNHKDFNIVLSFGFSHADDGSSSLESSVHIVPGKTAAAISRGWLCFIFFWILIFSMMSFRFGNYAGVK; encoded by the exons ATGTCAAAGATGAAGAACAGGGATTTGGAGTGGTATTTCTTCAGTTTTCTGGACAAGAAGTATGGCAATGGAGCGAGAACAAACAGGGCAACTGAAAAAGGGTATTGGAAGACAACAGGAAAGGATAGGCCCATTTATCATAAAAGGCAGATTGTTGGTATGAAGAAAACTCTTGTGTATCATTGTGGACGGGCCCCCAAAGGTCAGAGGAGTAACTGGGTCATGCACGAGTACAGGCTTGCTGCCTCGGAGTCGGAGACTGCTAAAGTTGCTAAG GACTCGTTTGTTGTCTGCCGAATCTTTAAAAAGAGTGGCTCAGGTCCAAAGAATGGTGAGCAGTATGGAGCACCATTTGTGGATGAGGAATGGGATGATGATGAGTTCGAATTGCTTCCACAGGACGAAGCTACACATGAAATTGACTTTGGTGATAATACCTATATGGAAGAACTTAAGCAG ATTATTGAGTCAGATGTTCCGTTGAACATGACTCCTGTCAGCTCAGATGGCAGCCATGATTGTGAGGCCATTGAAACTTTTAGCCATCAGCAG tttcaGATTATTGAGTCAGATGTTCCGTTGAACATGACTCCTGTCAGCTCAGATGGCAGCCATGATTGCGAGGCCGTTGAAACTTTTAGTGGTACCCAAAATCCCTTTGAGTCAGCAGGTGATAGCTATTGTGAACCCCTCAAGATTTGTTATAACCAGAACATACCAAATTGGCCTGCTTCATATGATACGGAGGCTATACCAGTCAATCACGCGGACCTTGGTGAATGGATCAATTCTGGGAACTCTGATTCTGCTACCGATGATCTTAGTTTCTTGCTTGATGAACCATTCCTCgattcttttgaaaaattcctGAATGATGATGACGGATTCATTGAAGCTAATGATCTCTCAAAACCCCATGAAACTAATACCGGTGCTTTTGATATGCTTACGGAGTATCTTGATGCTGGTAATGATGACAGCTCGCTCTACTTTGCTTGCGATCCTGATGTGATCTTCGGAAATGAGGATCTTGCTTCCAACCAGACATTGCTTCCTCAGATG AACATGGGCAATGGAACCGAGCAAGCATTGTTGCCAAGTGGACCACTTATCGACAATAATAACTTCAATGCTGTGTTTTCACCTGAGAAGCAAGCATCTACAGAGTCTCACTCAG ATTTCCAGCAACAGTATATCAATCAGGCAAGAGGAATGCTGGGGGATATCAATGCTCCACCAGCATACGCTGCAGAGTTTCCCTCCAAAGATACAATGCGTCGTCTCAATTCTGTCCTGCGATCTCCCAGTTCTGTGCATGTTAGCGGCAGCACAATTCAAGTAAGAAACTCGACTATGGCCGGCAAAGGCACAGATCAGTCCTCCGGCAACCACAAGGACTTCAACATCGTCCTCTCTTTCGGCTTCTCACATGCTGATGATGGATCTTCAAGCTTGGAATCGAGTGTTCACATTGTCCCAGGGAAGACTGCTGCTGCGATCTCTCGGGGCTGGCTCTGCTTCATATTTTTCTGGATCCTAATCTTCTCAATGATGAGCTTCAGGTTTGGTAACTATGCAGGCGTCAAGTGA